The nucleotide window attACCGTTAGatgtaagacgtttctgacattaagatatgccacatataaggtaccaaacttctgtttttgaaagctagaaaagttttaagtcttcataaaaactacagtttgacatcttatatgtggcatatcctaaagccaggaacgtcttatttcaatcggtaatggagattacaaaatgtgtacattaaaatgagaacgagcgtaataTCCCTTTTCCACTGCATTGGTGACAGTGGAGCAACCATTGAGTTACCAAAATTCCTTAGAATTTTAAAATTTCTCCCTGTCCATGAACAAATCcgaacttcatgacatggaattgatgaaactgtatttttgtaagcttagaatttATAGCTGTAGACAGCCCTGACCAGGATAAAGGCTGTGTGGAGTTAATAACAGACTCTGGTGACAGTAGTGCCGTTCTGGGTGAGAACACTGGTGGCTGCTGGGATACTGAGAATCACCTACTAatgctgtaaatacatttaagttcacgtggttcATATTtagcgctaaggggaaaatggagtgtttgtgatggttttaagttagtgGCAGctctacagtcacatactgctacagtattggacaaaaatgttcgctgtggttttaagtttgcggtgaaacggtccccgtgaacataaaaccaccgcgaacatttctgcatttatagtagtGCTTAATTTTTCACGGAAAAGTTTCCCTTCTCTCCATGCAGGACGTAACAGGAGGCTGAGCCCGAGTAGGCTGTCCGTCAGTTCCGATCGCGTACGGACGATGAGCGAGTCGTCCAATCGCAGCCAAGCGTCCAGCCACGCCGCGGAGAAGGGGGCAGCGGGGTCAACGAAGAGACCAGGTAATGATCAAGTCATACAGGGaatgtatttacatttgtaGTTAGATAAGAAAATGTGTAAATCTGTGATAGTCACTGCCTATATCCATTATTAAATCATATAAAGTACTATCTTCTCTCTGGCAGATATAAGATCAAAACATGTTGAttaagtttccaacaaaaaacaagaaagacaaaAGCAAAGCATACAGTGTTAATGCCAGCTCTACTGATGATGTGAAACTTGTTTCTGTACCCACAGCCAGCCTGGATAAGGGCGGCTCGGGAAAGAAACCAGGTACAAATGTGCCTCCACTTGGGTGTGTAACTGGTGTGGTGGCTGGGCAGGGTGCTTCTGCAAATTGCAGCCAAATTAGACTGTTTATTGTGAAAGCATTTCACTgaatgatacaaatgtacatgtacacctcaCACTGCTTTTCATACAGCTTTGGCCCTTTGGACTGAGAAATGGAGATATACCTGAAATGTAGAGTTATAGAGAGAAATGAGAAAAATAGAGAGAGTATGACTTTGTAGAGAaataaagagttcaccgcaaaaaccacgaacataaaaccaacgcaaacatttctgcattttcagtacTAGATGTTGCAATTGTCGCAAATATAAGACGTAAAACATGGGATCCTTgcaactgcttggagattgcaacACGAACATGAAGTCCAGACTGTTTTAACTTGTTTCCCCCAGGAGCGGGTCTGGAGCGCTCCGTGAAGGACCTCCAGCGCTCGACGGTGTCGCTGCAGCGGTACCGGAACCTGCTGAACGAGGAGATCGACGCCTCAGTCAAGCGGCTCCAGGCGGCGTTCCAGGAGCTGCACCAGCGGCTGGACGACAGGGAGGTGGCGCTGCTGCTCGAGCTCGACCACGTCAAGGCTCAGGCCAGTGAGTACTGAAGGAGTGAAAATACATGAAGAGCAAAGAAAAGTGGAAAATTGATGTTGAAAGCAGGGCTATCTctaggacctgtccctccatcctggatggacaaaaatttcccCCTCATATgtccaaaaaaatctgaacttcatgacattgaAGTGGTAAAAGTGTATTTTGGTAAGCTGATTTAGCAGCCAAAATTAACACCAACAGTTAAGTGAGTATTAGGAATATTTTAGGATTATAAGACGTCAAGGCACAGGCTAGTGAGTAGAGatgaatgaaaatgatgaatttaCATCAAAAGACAGTGATAAATGAGGAGAATGATAGTTAAAGTAGAAATAAAGATAAGAAAATAACTATAAGTTACCGTCAAATATTTTTGATGTGTTGCAGACAGGTTTCTTTGATTGTTAAACTTGAGTGTTTGTACTCCAGCTGTATGTTCCACTGTTGTTAAGTGCTTTGTTGTGTCAGTGGGTCTTCTTTACAGTAACATGACTTGTTTAACTCAATGCTGTCGTCCTCCAGTTGAGATCCTGTCGAAGCGTCAGCAGCAGGCTGTAGACCTGAAGGTGAGGACAGCCCGAGCCCCCACCATGACTGAAGCTCAGCTGTCAGAGCTCAGGGCAGACATCAAGGTAAGTTCTTCTGTCTGTAGTAAGTTCTGATGTAGACATGAGGACACTCCAAGCCCCCACCATGACTGAAGCTCAGCTGTCAGAGCTCAGGGCAGACATCAAGGTGAGTTCTCCTGTCTGTAGTAAGTTCTTCTGTCTGTAGTAAGTTCTGATGTAGACATGAGGACGGCCCAAGCCCCCACCATGACTGAGGCTCAGCTGTCAGAGCTCAGGGCAGACATCAAGGTAAGTTCTTCTGTCTGTAGTATGTTCTTCTGTCTGTAGTAAGTTCTGATGTAGACATGAGGACGGCCCGAGCCCCCACCATGACTGAAGCACAGCTGTCAGAGCTCAGGGCAGACATCAAGGTAAGTTCTCCTGTCTGTAGTAAGTTCTTATGTAGGCATGAGGACAGCCCGAGCCCCCACCATGACTGAGGCTCAGCTGTCAGAGCTCAGGGCAGACATCAAGGTAAGTTCTTCTGTCTGTAGTATGTTCTTCTGTCTGTAGTATGTTCTGATGTAGAGATGAGGACGGCCCAAGCCCCCACCATGACTGAAGCTCAGCTGTCAGAGCTCAGGGCAGACATCAAGGTAAGTTCTTCTGTCTGTAGTATGTTCTTCTGTCTGTAGTATGTTCTGATGTAGACATGAGGACGGCCCAAGCCCCCACCATGACTGAAGCTCAGCTGTCAGAGCTCAGGGCAGACATCAAGGTAAGTTCTTCTGTCTGTAGTAAGTTCTTCTGTCTGTAGTAAGTTCTGATGTAGACATGAGGACGGCCCGAGCCCCCACCATGACTGAAGCACAGCTGTCAGAGCTCAGGGCAGACATCAAGGTAAGTTCTCCTGTCTGTAGTAAGTTCTTCTGTCTGTAGTAAGTTCTGATGTAGACATGAGGACAGCCCAAGCCCGCACCATGACTGAGGCTCAGCTGTCAGAGCTCAGGGCAGACATCAAGGTAAGTTCTTCTGTCTATAGTATGTTCTTCTGTCTGTAGTAAGTTCTGATGTAGACATGAGGACACTCCGAGCCCCCACAATGACTGAAGCACAGCTGTCAGAGCTCAGGGCAGACATCAAGGTAAGTTCTTCTGTCTATAGTATGTTCTTCTGTCTGTAGTAAGTTCTGATGTAGACATGAGGACACTCCGAGCCCCCACAATGACTGAAGCTCAGCTGTCAGAGCTCAGGGCAGACATCAAGGTAAGTTCTTCTGTCTATAGTATGTTCTTCTGTCTGTAGTAAGTTCTTCTGTCTGTAGTATGTTCTTATGTAGACGTGAGGACAGCCCGAGCCCCTACCATGACTGAGGCACAGCTGTCAGAGCTCAGGGCAGACATCAAGGTAAGTTCTTCTGTCTGTAGTATGTTCTTCTGTCTGTAGTATGTTCTTACGTAGACATGAGGACGGCCCGAGCCCCCACCATGACTGAGGCTCAGCTGTCAGAGCTCAGGGCAGACATAAAGGTAAGTTCTCCTGTCTGTAGCAAAGCCATTTTGGAATTGAAATGTTCTCTTGTCCTTTATTCAACTGCTTGTCCACTTCTATCAGCTCCTTAGGGTGTTTTGCTGCTGGTTTTAACCTGGCTTTCTTGGCCCTCAATTTTTGACAAATGTTAAGTGTTTGAACTTTAACCACTATTCTGCATccttgtgtacaaatgtacttgtagCAAATTGTCTATTTGTGACTTAAAAGCAGAAGACCTCAAGAACAGTGACTGTTAGACCCTCATCTACATCACAAGTCAgtcaaatatgcaaactagagGTTTAGTGAGATAAGACTTATACCCACATGTTACATGTCTAACGATAGTATGTAATTTTTCCAGCACTTCATCAGTGACCGTAAGGTGGATGAGGAGATTGGGAAGACTACACGCTTCGCACGGGACCAGCACACCATGCTCAATGTAAGATTTGTGAACCTTAGGTTTTGACTTGGATTTGTTGGCATTTgcatctggaaaaaaaaaattgtgctcATAATTTTAAGGATATGGTTTGGGATGCAAGCAGATCATAATGTACATTGACTCAACATTGTATGATGAATGGATGTGCTTCCATCTTTGTAACACTcttcttttttgtcattttacaGACGATTGACACATTCGGTGAAGGTGAGTTCCTCTCTTTGTTCCCAAATCAAAAGCTTTCAATGTTTTTGCAAGGTTTAAGTCTGAGTTCACATAAGTTGTTCAACAGACATATATAGATACAGGCAGAACAATACAAAAATgaaggaaaaaggaaaaaggaGATGACATAATGGCTCATACTATACCTCACTATGAGATTAAGAATTAGTAGCTGTATATACTGTAGCTTTACCAGCATCATGTTCCAGCTTAAGAGGTCCTAGTCAATGTAACTCATTTCAAGCCAACGGAACTGTAGAAAGAGGACTGTCTTTCTTGTTTTCATACTTCACCTGTTCCCCTGGTGTacagttgtgccagtgaagtgTGTCTACTCCACGCGGCGCCCGTCCCTCAGCTCCGTCTCCAGCATCAACACGACCAGCTCCGTGTCcgagccccccacccccacctccCCCAGCCGACCCTTCCCCCCGTCCCCCACGGCAACGGCCAATCAGAAGGACGAGGTGTTTGACAGCCTGGTTACCACGGGGTCTGTAACCGTGACGACGGCCCCGGGGATGAGCACCGCGGAGATGGTGGAGCTGCAGCAGAGGCTGCAGGAGAACCTGAGACAGCAGGTCCGTCCGATGGTCAGTTCCCATGGTGGCGTGGTAGGTCATAGGGCAGGTGTCAGAGGTTATAGGTCAGGTGTTGGGTTACAGGTTAGGTGTCAGAGgtcagaaatttaaaaaaaggttatttCAGGTAAGTAGCTAGCAAAAAGGGAATATGCTCTGTAATTGGTTCTTGGGCTGTGAAAAGTTAGTGCATGTTTACAATTACCTGTGCCTAATACTGCTTGGTTGGTGTTTGGCCTCACAATCTTGGTTTATGGAAGATGTCTTCCCTCCAGTAACTAGTTGCTTCAAGTTGAAAAGCTACTGTGAAAACAAGCGAAACCCTTTCTTTTTCCAATCTCAGATTTTGTGTTCAGAAGATGTCATTCCAAAACAAAACCAACGTTGTTTGGCCTAAGAGTCTAACTCACTTAAACACACTTAATGACTGTGCTTGCAGTGATTTTGCAACACATGATTAACCTGCCATTTTCCTTGCACGCATGATCACAGCTTTGACTGTAATCTCTTTGGTTTCAGTCTTATTACATGTAAGGCAGGGTCGTGATTACTGCATGCCCAGACGTCACCATGGTTACGGTTATGTTTTCTTGCCGTTGCTATGGTGACAGCTGACTCATGTGATGAATCTTTGTACACAAGCAAGTGttctattccaccaacgtttcagtGAGCGTcagtcaccttcctcagggcaatcctgactggttcacattgcactgcagctataggtgtcatAGGAAGGTGACAGTCACCGAAACATGGTTGAAATAAGAGACATGGTTGtgtcttttttatttattgacttaccaacctgatgaaactattctgAAACTATTCAAGGATGACTAATATTCCTTGTGATTGTTTCCCAGATGGCTACAgccttaaacttttcaagtcaaaggtgaacaaacatctgtcatcacaGTATAGTACAGTAACCCAAAACATGCGAGTGGCTCTtatgagccttgttttgtggtaaAACTGAAGTAGATAAAAATAAAGAATGATGTAAAAGTGACTTCTCAGTGACAGTCACCGaaatgtggttgaaataaaacgcttggttgtgtacaaagaatctttttatcCATTGACTCACCAACCtggtgaaactattcacgaatgaATCCTGGTGTCTGGTTACATATGAGGCAGAGTCATGATTACTGCATGCTCAGACATTACCATGGTTACCGTTGCTATGGTGACAGCTGACTCATCAGTTGTTTGGTTCTGTAGGGCATCAGCACGGCGTCTCCCGAGCGTCGCAGGCCCCAGGCTAACAGCGCGCCGCCCCAGGGACCGGGGCGCGACCGCACAAACCGCGACCGCGCCGGCCAGGGCCAGCAGGCCAACAGGGACAGAGGGTACGTAAACACACCATAGTCATGCAAGGGAGCAGTTTCTCAAGAtactggataagattcggaaACGGTCagtcgtttcagacagcatctgctgtctttcgttagTGATTAAACGAGTATCTGGATTTACCAGCTTTTAAACCAAACCTCAGGATTGATGTTAATGAGATGAAGACAATTTTAGGATGCTTCAATAGAAGACTaccctgagtgtcatcctgtttagttccaggctctgaaggcagagcctggaactaaacaggatgacactcagggtAGTAGAagactaagtcaagacaaggttgtatgctactaagtcaattagctcctgtttttttagtacaggagctaatgttgttcgcTCACTGGGGTGGTAAGGcattgctgtctgaaacatctgaccgtttcaaaattttatagaGTTGCTCGAGGAACTgctaccttgcgtatcttattacctggatgtctaaccttcatcgacacaccGTAGTCACATTCTTCTCTTGTCGTACCACATTGCATTTGTCCCGTCTTTGACGTTGTATGACGTACTCAGTAATGTTAGGAGTAGGGCAGATCTGGCGGTGGGAGGGGTGAAGCTGGGTAAGTAGCCTCCTGTTCATATGTGTGTTCGTCCATCCATGCATGCAGGGTGGGGCAGGGCAAAGGGCGAAGGAACCAGGACAGACCCGGGCAGAACCAGGGGAGGACCGCACAGGGTCAGGATAGGAACCAGGATAGAGCTGGGGCAAATCAGGGACAGAACCGGAATAGACAGACCCGGCCTGGGTCGGCACAACCCCAGGCTGGGTCGGAGAAAACCCAGGACGGACAGAACCGGGATAGGGCCGGAAACAAACCAGCTGGGTCAGGAGGAAAGCAGGATAGGACTGAGCATAAGAGGGATGGGACCAAAGATGGGACTGAGCTAAAGCAGGGTGGGAAGGGACAGGCTGCTGAAACAAACAAGCCGACTGAGCCGAGACAGGACCAGGGGCAGAGACAGAACCGGGACAGGGGGACGAGAGATAGAGGGTGAGTGGGGTCGTTCATGTacacactgtgtgtgtgtgtgttgtcatTTCATCCGTCATGTCTGTGCATTAATGTCCTAACAGTTACGAGTGTGTGTCACATCTGTGCATCGTCTGTCCCACCCAGGAATAAGCCACAGCAGGGTCAGAGTGGAAACAGGGGGAAAGGGTGGGTGTCTGTTGGACTGGTCTTTCTAATTGAACAAATGattagccaaaaataattacactagcaactggaaaaaatttgaaacagtcagacgtttcagacagcatccactgtctttcgtcagtgactaatgataggactgagaacacctaTTCTTcatttaaagactacttca belongs to Branchiostoma lanceolatum isolate klBraLanc5 chromosome 15, klBraLanc5.hap2, whole genome shotgun sequence and includes:
- the LOC136421240 gene encoding spermatogenesis-associated serine-rich protein 2-like isoform X5, which codes for MVQEGRRQADSGVLVFDSRTNTVMADELNPENIKQKISAIREVVLNRSNNEIVLVLQYHDYDVDKAIASFMEDGAAQVLKEWNFTGKKSNNKKKKKKNKKEAQQAQQPPPQNEAPKEDDTSSAEVPVEVSVNLDLVTTETAKSDAMHSPTSPSIESGIEPDSVPNESAVDPVVLDSIPNGPVPVTHDPSSLPIGVPPSQDPVQPEASLSRGAEVAEVEGSADEGTKRKSGKTNPGKAARGKGRNRRLSPSRLSVSSDRVRTMSESSNRSQASSHAAEKGAAGSTKRPASLDKGGSGKKPGAGLERSVKDLQRSTVSLQRYRNLLNEEIDASVKRLQAAFQELHQRLDDREVALLLELDHVKAQAIEILSKRQQQAVDLKVRTARAPTMTEAQLSELRADIKHFISDRKVDEEIGKTTRFARDQHTMLNTIDTFGEVVPVKCVYSTRRPSLSSVSSINTTSSVSEPPTPTSPSRPFPPSPTATANQKDEVFDSLVTTGSVTVTTAPGMSTAEMVELQQRLQENLRQQGISTASPERRRPQANSAPPQGPGRDRTNRDRAGQGQQANRDRGVGQGKGRRNQDRPGQNQGRTAQGQDRNQDRAGANQGQNRNRQTRPGSAQPQAGSEKTQDGQNRDRAGNKPAGSGGKQDRTEHKRDGTKDGTELKQGGKGQAAETNKPTEPRQDQGQRQNRDRGTRDRGNKPQQGQSGNRGKGGSSGQQGNREQGTESPQRSGRNQRRRDRDRRDARRTNDSQDSANQSQDSGPKQPSGQERKPQSAAPPGGPSGDGRPADSNRQRNQSPRHNQRNQHPQKGGGPKVNGSVAHPVQNGPKENGPKVAEKDMNGASVPSDALPQRKPKQRGGAQNKEQPNAIPNGVSAPEGTATTNGDWE
- the LOC136421240 gene encoding spermatogenesis-associated serine-rich protein 2-like isoform X3, yielding MVQEGRRQADSGVLVFDSRTNTVMADELNPENIKQKISAIREVVLNRSNNEIVLVLQYHDYDVDKAIASFMEDGAAQVLKEWNFTGKKSNNKKKKKKNKKEAQQAQQPPPQNEAPKEDDTSSAEVPVEVSVNLDLVTTETAKSDAMHSPTSPSIESGIEPDSVPNESAVDPVVLDSIPNGPVPVTHDPSSLPIGVPPSQDPVQPEASLSRGAEVAEVEGSADEGTKRKSGKTNPGKAARGKGRNRRLSPSRLSVSSDRVRTMSESSNRSQASSHAAEKGAAGSTKRPASLDKGGSGKKPGAGLERSVKDLQRSTVSLQRYRNLLNEEIDASVKRLQAAFQELHQRLDDREVALLLELDHVKAQAIEILSKRQQQAVDLKVRTARAPTMTEAQLSELRADIKHFISDRKVDEEIGKTTRFARDQHTMLNTIDTFGEVVPVKCVYSTRRPSLSSVSSINTTSSVSEPPTPTSPSRPFPPSPTATANQKDEVFDSLVTTGSVTVTTAPGMSTAEMVELQQRLQENLRQQVRPMVSSHGGVGISTASPERRRPQANSAPPQGPGRDRTNRDRAGQGQQANRDRGVGQGKGRRNQDRPGQNQGRTAQGQDRNQDRAGANQGQNRNRQTRPGSAQPQAGSEKTQDGQNRDRAGNKPAGSGGKQDRTEHKRDGTKDGTELKQGGKGQAAETNKPTEPRQDQGQRQNRDRGTRDRGNKPQQGQSGNRGKGGSSGQQGNREQGTESPQRSGRNQRRRDRDRRDARRTNDSQDSANQSQDSGPKPSGQERKPQSAAPPGGPSGDGRPADSNRQRNQSPRHNQRNQHPQKGGGPKVNGSVAHPVQNGPKENGPKVAEKDMNGASVPSDALPQRKPKQRGGAQNKEQPNAIPNGVSAPEGTATTNGDWE
- the LOC136421240 gene encoding spermatogenesis-associated serine-rich protein 2-like isoform X10 translates to MADELNPENIKQKISAIREVVLNRSNNEIVLVLQYHDYDVDKAIASFMEDGAAQVLKEWNFTGKKSNNKKKKKKNKKEAQQAQQPPPQNEAPKEDDTSSAEVPVEVSVNLDLVTTETAKSDAMHSPTSPSIESGIEPDSVPNESAVDPVVLDSIPNGPVPVTHDPSSLPIGVPPSQDPVQPEASLSRGAEVAEVEGSADEGTKRKSGKTNPGKAARGKGRNRRLSPSRLSVSSDRVRTMSESSNRSQASSHAAEKGAAGSTKRPASLDKGGSGKKPGAGLERSVKDLQRSTVSLQRYRNLLNEEIDASVKRLQAAFQELHQRLDDREVALLLELDHVKAQAIEILSKRQQQAVDLKVRTARAPTMTEAQLSELRADIKHFISDRKVDEEIGKTTRFARDQHTMLNTIDTFGEVVPVKCVYSTRRPSLSSVSSINTTSSVSEPPTPTSPSRPFPPSPTATANQKDEVFDSLVTTGSVTVTTAPGMSTAEMVELQQRLQENLRQQVRPMVSSHGGVGISTASPERRRPQANSAPPQGPGRDRTNRDRAGQGQQANRDRGVGQGKGRRNQDRPGQNQGRTAQGQDRNQDRAGANQGQNRNRQTRPGSAQPQAGSEKTQDGQNRDRAGNKPAGSGGKQDRTEHKRDGTKDGTELKQGGKGQAAETNKPTEPRQDQGQRQNRDRGTRDRGNKPQQGQSGNRGKGGSSGQQGNREQGTESPQRSGRNQRRRDRDRRDARRTNDSQDSANQSQDSGPKQPSGQERKPQSAAPPGGPSGDGRPADSNRQRNQSPRHNQRNQHPQKGGGPKVNGSVAHPVQNGPKENGPKVAEKDMNGASVPSDALPQRKPKQRGGAQNKEQPNAIPNGVSAPEGTATTNGDWE
- the LOC136421240 gene encoding spermatogenesis-associated serine-rich protein 2-like isoform X8; amino-acid sequence: MVQEGRRQADSGVLVFDSRTNTVMADELNPENIKQKISAIREVVLNRSNNEIVLVLQYHDYDVDKAIASFMEDGAAQVLKEWNFTGKKSNNKKKKKKNKKEAQQAQQPPPQNEAPKEDDTSSAEVPVEVSVNLDLVTTETAKSDAMHSPTSPSIESGIEPDSVPNGPVPVTHDPSSLPIGVPPSQDPVQPEASLSRGAEVAEVEGSADEGTKRKSGKTNPGKAARGKGRNRRLSPSRLSVSSDRVRTMSESSNRSQASSHAAEKGAAGSTKRPASLDKGGSGKKPGAGLERSVKDLQRSTVSLQRYRNLLNEEIDASVKRLQAAFQELHQRLDDREVALLLELDHVKAQAIEILSKRQQQAVDLKVRTARAPTMTEAQLSELRADIKHFISDRKVDEEIGKTTRFARDQHTMLNTIDTFGEVVPVKCVYSTRRPSLSSVSSINTTSSVSEPPTPTSPSRPFPPSPTATANQKDEVFDSLVTTGSVTVTTAPGMSTAEMVELQQRLQENLRQQVRPMVSSHGGVGISTASPERRRPQANSAPPQGPGRDRTNRDRAGQGQQANRDRGVGQGKGRRNQDRPGQNQGRTAQGQDRNQDRAGANQGQNRNRQTRPGSAQPQAGSEKTQDGQNRDRAGNKPAGSGGKQDRTEHKRDGTKDGTELKQGGKGQAAETNKPTEPRQDQGQRQNRDRGTRDRGNKPQQGQSGNRGKGGSSGQQGNREQGTESPQRSGRNQRRRDRDRRDARRTNDSQDSANQSQDSGPKQPSGQERKPQSAAPPGGPSGDGRPADSNRQRNQSPRHNQRNQHPQKGGGPKVNGSVAHPVQNGPKENGPKVAEKDMNGASVPSDALPQRKPKQRGGAQNKEQPNAIPNGVSAPEGTATTNGDWE
- the LOC136421240 gene encoding spermatogenesis-associated serine-rich protein 2-like isoform X6, which encodes MVQEGRRQADSGVLVFDSRTNTVMADELNPENIKQKISAIREVVLNRSNNEIVLVLQYHDYDVDKAIASFMEDGAAQVLKEWNFTGKKSNNKKKKKKNKKEAQQAQQPPPQNEAPKEDDTSSAEVPVEVSVNLDLVTTETAKSDAMHSPTSPSIESGIEPDSVPNESAVDPVVLDSIPNGPVPVTHDPSSLPIGVPPSQDPVQPEASLSRGAEVAEVEGSADEGTKRKSGKTNPGKAARGKGRNRRLSPSRLSVSSDRVRTMSESSNRSQASSHAAEKGAAGSTKRPGAGLERSVKDLQRSTVSLQRYRNLLNEEIDASVKRLQAAFQELHQRLDDREVALLLELDHVKAQAIEILSKRQQQAVDLKVRTARAPTMTEAQLSELRADIKHFISDRKVDEEIGKTTRFARDQHTMLNTIDTFGEVVPVKCVYSTRRPSLSSVSSINTTSSVSEPPTPTSPSRPFPPSPTATANQKDEVFDSLVTTGSVTVTTAPGMSTAEMVELQQRLQENLRQQVRPMVSSHGGVGISTASPERRRPQANSAPPQGPGRDRTNRDRAGQGQQANRDRGVGQGKGRRNQDRPGQNQGRTAQGQDRNQDRAGANQGQNRNRQTRPGSAQPQAGSEKTQDGQNRDRAGNKPAGSGGKQDRTEHKRDGTKDGTELKQGGKGQAAETNKPTEPRQDQGQRQNRDRGTRDRGNKPQQGQSGNRGKGGSSGQQGNREQGTESPQRSGRNQRRRDRDRRDARRTNDSQDSANQSQDSGPKQPSGQERKPQSAAPPGGPSGDGRPADSNRQRNQSPRHNQRNQHPQKGGGPKVNGSVAHPVQNGPKENGPKVAEKDMNGASVPSDALPQRKPKQRGGAQNKEQPNAIPNGVSAPEGTATTNGDWE
- the LOC136421240 gene encoding spermatogenesis-associated serine-rich protein 2-like isoform X1 — protein: MVQEGRRQADSGVLVFDSRTNTVMADELNPENIKQKISAIREVVLNRSNNEIVLVLQYHDYDVDKAIASFMEDGAAQVLKEWNFTGKKSNNKKKKKKNKKEAQQAQQPPPQNEAPKEDDTSSAEVPVEVSVNLDLVTTETAKSDAMHSPTSPSIESGIEPDSVPNESAVDPVVLDSIPNGPVPVTHDPSSLPIGVPPSQDPVQPEASLSRGAEVAEVEGSADEGTKRKSGKTNPGKAARGKGRNRRLSPSRLSVSSDRVRTMSESSNRSQASSHAAEKGAAGSTKRPASLDKGGSGKKPGAGLERSVKDLQRSTVSLQRYRNLLNEEIDASVKRLQAAFQELHQRLDDREVALLLELDHVKAQAIEILSKRQQQAVDLKVRTARAPTMTEAQLSELRADIKHFISDRKVDEEIGKTTRFARDQHTMLNTIDTFGEVVPVKCVYSTRRPSLSSVSSINTTSSVSEPPTPTSPSRPFPPSPTATANQKDEVFDSLVTTGSVTVTTAPGMSTAEMVELQQRLQENLRQQVRPMVSSHGGVGISTASPERRRPQANSAPPQGPGRDRTNRDRAGQGQQANRDRGVGQGKGRRNQDRPGQNQGRTAQGQDRNQDRAGANQGQNRNRQTRPGSAQPQAGSEKTQDGQNRDRAGNKPAGSGGKQDRTEHKRDGTKDGTELKQGGKGQAAETNKPTEPRQDQGQRQNRDRGTRDRGNKPQQGQSGNRGKGGSSGQQGNREQGTESPQRSGRNQRRRDRDRRDARRTNDSQDSANQSQDSGPKQPSGQERKPQSAAPPGGPSGDGRPADSNRQRNQSPRHNQRNQHPQKGGGPKVNGSVAHPVQNGPKENGPKVAEKDMNGASVPSDALPQRKPKQRGGAQNKEQPNAIPNGVSAPEGTATTNGDWE
- the LOC136421240 gene encoding spermatogenesis-associated serine-rich protein 2-like isoform X2; the encoded protein is MARKHHNRDSGVLVFDSRTNTVMADELNPENIKQKISAIREVVLNRSNNEIVLVLQYHDYDVDKAIASFMEDGAAQVLKEWNFTGKKSNNKKKKKKNKKEAQQAQQPPPQNEAPKEDDTSSAEVPVEVSVNLDLVTTETAKSDAMHSPTSPSIESGIEPDSVPNESAVDPVVLDSIPNGPVPVTHDPSSLPIGVPPSQDPVQPEASLSRGAEVAEVEGSADEGTKRKSGKTNPGKAARGKGRNRRLSPSRLSVSSDRVRTMSESSNRSQASSHAAEKGAAGSTKRPASLDKGGSGKKPGAGLERSVKDLQRSTVSLQRYRNLLNEEIDASVKRLQAAFQELHQRLDDREVALLLELDHVKAQAIEILSKRQQQAVDLKVRTARAPTMTEAQLSELRADIKHFISDRKVDEEIGKTTRFARDQHTMLNTIDTFGEVVPVKCVYSTRRPSLSSVSSINTTSSVSEPPTPTSPSRPFPPSPTATANQKDEVFDSLVTTGSVTVTTAPGMSTAEMVELQQRLQENLRQQVRPMVSSHGGVGISTASPERRRPQANSAPPQGPGRDRTNRDRAGQGQQANRDRGVGQGKGRRNQDRPGQNQGRTAQGQDRNQDRAGANQGQNRNRQTRPGSAQPQAGSEKTQDGQNRDRAGNKPAGSGGKQDRTEHKRDGTKDGTELKQGGKGQAAETNKPTEPRQDQGQRQNRDRGTRDRGNKPQQGQSGNRGKGGSSGQQGNREQGTESPQRSGRNQRRRDRDRRDARRTNDSQDSANQSQDSGPKQPSGQERKPQSAAPPGGPSGDGRPADSNRQRNQSPRHNQRNQHPQKGGGPKVNGSVAHPVQNGPKENGPKVAEKDMNGASVPSDALPQRKPKQRGGAQNKEQPNAIPNGVSAPEGTATTNGDWE